The proteins below come from a single Terriglobales bacterium genomic window:
- the gnd gene encoding decarboxylating 6-phosphogluconate dehydrogenase, producing MTMGKGRREEKTMQMGMIGLGRMGGNMVRRLMRGGHQIVVSDLSADTVNAIAKEGAVPSSSLDDLVKKLNKPRAVWVMVPAGDPTEKTVMTLAEKLEAGDTIIDGGNSMWKDDIRRAKALKAKGIHYVDVGTSGGIWGIDRGYCMMIGGPDEAVKRLDPLFKTLAPGIGDIPRTPGWEKKTGNTAEQGYIHAGPSGAGHYVKMVHNGIEYGLMQAYAEGFDIFRNANSKEIPEDQRYNLNLPEIAEVWRRGSVVASWLLDLTAMALIEDPELSQYSGFVQDSGEGRWTIEAAVATAVPADVLTAALYTRFRSRQEHTFAEKTLSAMRQKFGGHVEPKKAAGKIA from the coding sequence ATGACAATGGGAAAGGGACGACGAGAGGAAAAAACTATGCAGATGGGAATGATTGGTCTAGGAAGAATGGGCGGCAACATGGTGCGCCGCCTTATGCGCGGAGGCCATCAGATCGTTGTTTCTGACCTGAGCGCCGACACTGTCAACGCAATCGCGAAGGAAGGCGCCGTCCCAAGCAGCTCGCTCGACGACCTCGTCAAGAAGCTCAACAAACCGCGCGCGGTGTGGGTCATGGTTCCGGCGGGCGATCCGACGGAGAAGACCGTCATGACACTCGCCGAGAAGCTCGAAGCCGGCGACACCATCATCGACGGCGGCAACTCCATGTGGAAGGACGACATTCGCCGCGCAAAGGCCCTCAAGGCGAAGGGCATTCACTATGTCGACGTCGGTACCAGCGGAGGCATCTGGGGCATTGATCGTGGCTATTGCATGATGATCGGCGGCCCCGATGAGGCGGTGAAGCGCCTCGATCCTCTCTTCAAGACGCTTGCTCCGGGAATCGGCGACATTCCGCGCACACCAGGATGGGAGAAGAAGACTGGCAACACCGCCGAGCAAGGATACATTCACGCCGGCCCTTCGGGCGCCGGGCACTACGTGAAGATGGTGCACAACGGCATCGAGTACGGCTTGATGCAGGCGTACGCCGAAGGCTTCGACATCTTCCGCAATGCCAACTCCAAAGAGATTCCCGAAGACCAACGCTACAACCTGAACCTTCCCGAGATCGCCGAAGTATGGCGTCGCGGATCGGTGGTGGCTTCATGGCTGCTCGACCTGACCGCGATGGCCCTCATCGAAGATCCCGAACTCTCGCAGTACAGCGGCTTCGTGCAGGACTCCGGCGAAGGACGCTGGACGATCGAAGCGGCAGTCGCGACGGCGGTTCCTGCCGACGTGCTAACGGCGGCGCTGTATACACGCTTCCGCTCGCGCCAGGAACACACGTTCGCGGAGAAGACGCTGTCGGCAATGAGACAGAAGTTTGGCGGACACGTGGAGCCGAAGAAGGCCGCTGGAAAGATTGCATGA
- a CDS encoding fumarylacetoacetate hydrolase family protein: MRYCKFPTSDGPQYGEVQTQGGEDVIVRRIPPPEEDHACIFREEEMQPIPLNEARLLPPVNPSKIVCVGRNYREHAKELGNEVPADILIFLKPPSSLLAPEGQIVMPQISERVDYEGELAVVIGKKCRNATEREALSFVRGYTCANDVTARDLQKSDGQWTRGKGFDTFCPVGPFVSDEVSPEALDLETRVNGQVRQKGNTRDFIFPLQAVIRYISRVMTLLPGDLILTGTPAGVGPLKADNRVEVNISGLGTLTNFVVPEGRWTTAEIKKTLAVLSESKR, encoded by the coding sequence ATGCGCTACTGTAAGTTCCCTACCTCCGACGGGCCGCAATACGGCGAAGTTCAAACCCAGGGCGGCGAGGATGTAATCGTTCGCCGCATTCCTCCGCCTGAAGAAGATCATGCCTGCATCTTCCGCGAAGAGGAGATGCAGCCAATCCCCCTGAACGAAGCACGCTTGCTGCCGCCGGTGAATCCGTCAAAGATCGTCTGCGTCGGACGCAATTATCGCGAGCACGCTAAGGAGCTCGGCAATGAGGTCCCGGCCGATATCCTCATATTCCTCAAGCCACCGTCTTCCTTGCTTGCGCCCGAAGGCCAGATCGTGATGCCGCAGATCTCGGAGCGTGTGGACTACGAAGGAGAACTCGCTGTCGTGATCGGAAAGAAGTGCCGCAACGCCACAGAAAGGGAGGCACTCTCATTTGTTCGTGGATACACCTGCGCCAACGACGTCACAGCGCGTGATCTGCAGAAGAGTGATGGCCAGTGGACGCGTGGCAAGGGCTTCGATACTTTTTGTCCTGTCGGTCCGTTCGTGAGCGATGAAGTGAGTCCTGAGGCACTGGATCTTGAGACCCGCGTGAACGGTCAGGTACGGCAGAAGGGCAATACCCGAGACTTCATATTCCCGTTGCAGGCGGTAATTCGCTACATCAGCAGGGTGATGACGCTGCTTCCTGGCGATCTCATTCTCACGGGAACCCCTGCTGGAGTTGGCCCGCTCAAGGCGGATAATCGCGTGGAAGTGAACATCTCTGGCCTTGGAACGCTCACCAATTTTGTTGTTCCTGAGGGCCGCTGGACGACAGCTGAGATAAAGAAGACGCTCGCCGTTCTGAGCGAGTCGAAGAGGTAA
- a CDS encoding fibronectin type III domain-containing protein, translating to MRATSAKRLCLPTLVLAFVSGCGTPGPPQPPSLNLAKPVSDLKATRTGDQIALTWTIPTETTDGATFRHRGQTKICRAINQPRIEQAAQCNVIATLATPAKQKTANAITPVPTETTGPADYATFAVEVDNDRGRNAGLSNQVQVPTAAVSKLNGSPTSQLTPDAVVVTANVTPRNEGLTQTLELRRSEKDAPQESTVARRMIELPPGEAANVELRDENFAWEKTYSYRVVIAGSAKLLNGSTVVFDGAATAPVEVVVHDVFPPAVPTQVQAVFSGQLAGQQPLIDLTWNPVMDRDLAGYFVYRRLQNDSAVTKLNQQPLTAPAYSDKTVQPGNTYFYSVSAIDERGNESKRSEEASEQVPK from the coding sequence ATGCGCGCGACCTCGGCGAAACGGCTTTGTCTCCCGACGTTGGTGCTTGCTTTTGTATCTGGTTGTGGCACTCCGGGCCCACCTCAGCCGCCGTCGTTGAATCTGGCCAAGCCAGTTTCTGATCTGAAAGCCACACGTACCGGCGACCAGATCGCTCTTACGTGGACAATCCCTACAGAAACCACTGACGGCGCAACCTTCCGCCATCGCGGACAAACCAAGATCTGTCGCGCGATCAATCAGCCACGAATCGAGCAAGCCGCACAATGCAACGTAATCGCAACGCTCGCGACTCCGGCAAAGCAAAAGACTGCCAATGCGATCACGCCGGTACCCACCGAAACTACTGGGCCAGCGGATTACGCCACCTTCGCGGTCGAGGTTGATAACGACCGTGGCCGCAACGCCGGCCTTTCAAATCAAGTGCAAGTCCCAACGGCGGCAGTATCGAAGCTGAATGGGAGTCCCACTAGCCAGCTCACACCCGACGCCGTGGTAGTAACCGCCAATGTCACTCCTCGGAATGAAGGACTAACACAGACTCTCGAGCTGCGCCGCAGCGAAAAGGACGCGCCACAGGAGAGTACGGTCGCACGGCGAATGATTGAATTACCTCCCGGCGAAGCCGCGAACGTTGAGCTTCGTGACGAGAACTTTGCGTGGGAAAAAACCTACTCTTATCGTGTAGTGATCGCGGGATCGGCAAAACTCCTCAACGGCAGCACCGTAGTCTTCGATGGTGCGGCCACCGCACCAGTCGAAGTGGTTGTTCATGATGTCTTCCCGCCCGCTGTTCCTACGCAAGTACAGGCTGTCTTCTCCGGCCAACTAGCTGGACAGCAGCCCTTAATCGATCTCACCTGGAATCCCGTCATGGATCGCGATCTTGCGGGTTACTTTGTCTATCGACGCCTCCAGAACGACTCGGCCGTGACCAAGCTGAACCAGCAGCCTCTCACAGCTCCCGCTTACAGCGACAAGACGGTACAGCCCGGCAACACGTATTTCTATTCGGTTTCCGCAATCGACGAACGCGGCAACGAGAGTAAGCGCTCGGAAGAAGCCTCAGAACAGGTTCCGAAATGA
- a CDS encoding aromatic ring-hydroxylating dioxygenase subunit alpha: MESPVQVQEPQSSTAADNASAAGKMLFDFWYPALLSRALRGTKLVKATLLGQPLVLGRDANGLAFAMKDICPHRGIPLSCGRIEGQNLECCYHGWKFNVHSGTCTEIPSLTSDSKIKPEKIHATHYPCEERNGYVWVFMAESRSSGANPASVPELPLPPGRHKITHLSAELPCNVDHGVIGLMDPAHGPFVHQSWWWRTRHSIHEKEKTFEPIAMGFRIRTHTPSANSGAYKLLRFYGDSVTTSIEFTLPNIRVEQIRIGDKWVINRAVVTPIDQNRSRIDFVAAWNIFFWVPFVKPIFNVFARKFIRQDQSTMELQAQGLRFNPPLMLIDDADKLGKWYFQLKNAYLQAKKNGSEMQHPMAGPVTLRWRS; this comes from the coding sequence GTGGAATCGCCCGTCCAAGTTCAGGAGCCGCAATCGTCTACTGCAGCCGACAACGCCTCTGCAGCAGGCAAGATGTTGTTCGACTTCTGGTATCCGGCGCTCCTGAGCCGGGCTTTGCGCGGCACAAAACTCGTCAAAGCGACGCTCCTGGGACAGCCATTGGTGCTCGGACGCGACGCCAATGGCCTTGCTTTCGCCATGAAGGACATCTGTCCGCACCGTGGAATTCCACTCTCGTGCGGCCGAATTGAGGGCCAAAACCTCGAGTGTTGCTATCACGGATGGAAGTTCAATGTGCACTCCGGCACCTGCACCGAGATCCCCTCGCTTACTTCAGACTCCAAGATAAAGCCGGAAAAGATCCACGCTACGCACTATCCATGCGAAGAACGCAATGGATACGTGTGGGTTTTCATGGCTGAATCGCGCAGTTCTGGCGCCAATCCTGCATCGGTTCCGGAGCTTCCGCTGCCACCTGGAAGGCATAAGATCACGCATTTATCTGCGGAATTGCCATGCAATGTGGACCATGGAGTCATCGGATTAATGGATCCAGCGCACGGTCCATTCGTTCATCAGTCGTGGTGGTGGCGCACCCGGCACAGTATCCACGAGAAAGAAAAGACCTTCGAGCCCATCGCAATGGGCTTTCGGATACGGACGCACACACCTAGCGCCAACAGTGGAGCGTACAAATTGCTGCGTTTTTATGGCGATTCGGTCACGACTTCGATCGAATTTACGCTGCCAAATATCCGGGTTGAGCAGATTCGGATCGGCGATAAATGGGTTATAAACCGCGCTGTAGTGACGCCAATCGACCAGAATCGCAGCCGAATAGACTTCGTGGCGGCCTGGAATATCTTCTTCTGGGTGCCGTTTGTGAAGCCTATCTTCAACGTTTTTGCGCGTAAATTCATTCGTCAGGACCAGTCCACGATGGAGTTACAGGCGCAAGGACTACGCTTTAATCCACCATTAATGCTCATTGACGACGCCGATAAGCTCGGCAAATGGTACTTCCAGCTCAAGAATGCGTACCTTCAGGCCAAGAAAAATGGCTCGGAAATGCAGCATCCGATGGCTGGTCCGGTCACGTTAAGGTGGCGTAGCTAG
- the tkt gene encoding transketolase yields MDSKQLDQLCVNTIRTLSMDAVQQANSGHPGTPMAMAPVVYTLWNRVLRFDPDDCIWPNRDRFVLSIGHASMLLYSILHLTNVKAVDSNYEQVGKPTVTIDDIKRFRQLDSKCPGHPEYRWTSGVETTTGPLGQGVATSVGMAIAGKWQATYFNRPDFEMFNYRVYALCGDGCMMEGISSEAASLAGHLKLSNLCWVYDNNHISIEGNTSLAFSDDVATRFMAYGWNVTRVGDANDLEMLERAFGIFHKSTDRPTLIIVDSHIGYGAPNKQDTSGAHGEPLGEAEIKLAKRNYGWPEDAKFLVPDGVMDHFKSGIGKRGGEQRLAWSQKFEQYKQKYPQLADHLDKMQRRKLPDGWDKDIPVFPADPKGVAGRDSSAKVLNAIAKNMPWLIGGSADLAPSTKTRLTFDGAGDFSADNYGGRNFHFGIREHSMHSILNGLSTSKLRPFGSQFLIFSDYARTSIRLSAIMELPVIDIFTHDSIGVGEDGPTHQPIEQLASLRAIPGLITFRPADANEVAEAWKVTMKLTSEPVAMILSRQTCATFDRSKYAAATGVAKGAYVLCGDPKTRPELILIGTGSEVQMCVQAYEKLTAEGENVHVVSMPSWELFEHQSEEYKESVLPSAVQNRISVEQASTYGWAQYVRNPGARIGMKTFGASAPLKELQKKFGFTPEAIISVAREMLAKKVALGA; encoded by the coding sequence GTGGACTCGAAACAACTCGACCAGCTTTGCGTCAACACCATCCGCACGCTCAGCATGGACGCCGTGCAGCAAGCCAACTCCGGGCATCCGGGCACACCGATGGCGATGGCGCCTGTGGTTTACACGTTATGGAACCGGGTGCTGCGCTTTGATCCCGACGATTGCATCTGGCCCAATCGCGATCGTTTCGTCCTCTCCATCGGACACGCGTCGATGCTGCTGTACTCCATCCTGCACCTGACAAACGTGAAAGCTGTTGATTCCAACTACGAACAAGTCGGAAAACCGACTGTCACGATTGATGACATCAAGCGCTTCCGCCAGCTCGACAGCAAGTGTCCCGGACATCCGGAATATCGCTGGACTTCCGGAGTAGAAACAACTACAGGCCCACTCGGACAGGGAGTGGCCACCAGTGTAGGCATGGCGATCGCCGGCAAGTGGCAGGCAACATACTTCAACCGGCCCGATTTTGAAATGTTCAACTATCGCGTCTACGCGCTCTGCGGCGACGGATGCATGATGGAAGGCATCTCCAGCGAGGCCGCGTCGCTTGCCGGTCATCTGAAGCTCTCGAACCTCTGCTGGGTATACGACAACAATCACATCAGTATCGAGGGCAACACTTCACTCGCTTTTAGCGACGACGTCGCGACTCGTTTCATGGCTTACGGCTGGAACGTCACTCGTGTGGGTGACGCCAACGACCTCGAAATGCTCGAGCGCGCCTTCGGTATCTTCCACAAGAGCACCGACCGTCCAACGTTAATCATCGTGGACAGCCACATCGGATATGGCGCTCCGAACAAGCAGGACACGAGCGGCGCTCACGGCGAGCCGCTCGGAGAAGCGGAAATAAAGCTCGCAAAGCGCAATTACGGTTGGCCCGAAGACGCGAAGTTCCTGGTGCCGGACGGGGTGATGGACCACTTCAAGTCCGGAATCGGGAAACGTGGGGGAGAGCAGCGCCTGGCGTGGAGTCAAAAATTCGAGCAGTACAAACAAAAATATCCACAGCTTGCCGATCATCTCGACAAGATGCAGCGCCGCAAGCTTCCCGATGGATGGGACAAGGACATCCCTGTATTCCCCGCCGATCCCAAGGGAGTCGCCGGCCGCGATTCATCAGCAAAGGTTTTGAACGCGATCGCGAAGAATATGCCCTGGCTCATCGGTGGATCGGCCGACCTGGCGCCGTCTACGAAGACACGCCTCACCTTCGACGGCGCCGGCGACTTCAGCGCCGACAACTATGGCGGACGCAATTTCCACTTCGGCATCCGCGAACACTCGATGCACTCGATTTTGAACGGACTATCAACTTCAAAACTTCGTCCGTTCGGCTCGCAGTTTCTCATTTTCAGCGACTACGCTCGCACCTCGATTCGCCTGAGTGCCATTATGGAGCTGCCCGTGATTGACATCTTCACCCACGACTCCATTGGAGTCGGCGAAGATGGACCGACTCACCAGCCCATCGAGCAACTCGCGTCGCTGCGTGCCATTCCGGGACTCATCACCTTCCGGCCGGCAGATGCCAACGAAGTGGCTGAAGCGTGGAAGGTGACGATGAAGCTCACCTCCGAGCCTGTGGCCATGATCCTCTCGCGCCAGACCTGCGCGACCTTCGATCGCAGCAAGTATGCCGCAGCCACAGGAGTCGCAAAGGGAGCTTATGTCCTCTGCGGCGATCCAAAGACTAGACCCGAACTGATACTCATCGGCACCGGCAGCGAAGTGCAGATGTGCGTCCAGGCTTACGAGAAATTGACGGCTGAAGGGGAGAATGTGCACGTCGTCAGTATGCCTTCGTGGGAACTCTTCGAACACCAGAGTGAGGAATATAAAGAGAGTGTGCTTCCTTCAGCCGTGCAGAATCGCATTTCCGTCGAGCAGGCTTCCACTTACGGATGGGCGCAGTATGTGCGCAATCCTGGAGCTCGCATTGGAATGAAAACCTTCGGCGCGTCGGCTCCGCTGAAAGAGTTGCAGAAAAAGTTTGGCTTTACTCCGGAGGCGATCATCAGTGTAGCCAGGGAGATGCTGGCGAAAAAGGTAGCGCTCGGAGCATGA
- a CDS encoding bifunctional transaldolase/phosoglucose isomerase, which yields MNAIRATAVASTNPLKALESYGQSVWLDYIRRSLITSGELQRHIDEDGLTGVTSNPAIFEKAIAGSNDYADKLSRLNSSNLDAKGVYEEVAIGDIQDAADIMRQVYTATKKRDGYVSLEVSPTLANDTAGTLEEARRLWKRVARENVMIKVPATPAGVPAIQQLISEGINVNVTLLFAQQAYENVAEAYISGLEKLAASGGDVSRVASVASFFISRIDTLIDSLLTEKLKQASSDQEHQFLESLLGKIAIANAKLTYEKYKQIYSGPRWNALKAKNAQTQRLLWASTSTKNPSYRDVIYVEELIGPDTVDTIPPATFDGFRDHGVPKESLEANVDVARQKMQNLARAGVSMKDATDKLLADGVKIFEEAFAKLLEAIEKNRKKNLAPKIAQMTWKLPADLETKVKSTIQDWEQGKKMRRLWGRDSSLWTNSDESNWLGWLAMTEDQLAHIAHLTAVAEEVQNSGFSHVALLGMGGSSLAPEVISMTFGRSKGFPEFHMLDSTDPAQIKAFEGKLNLKNTLFIVSSKSGSTLEPNIFKQYFFERMKQAVGEAKVGEHFIAITDPGSAFEKVATRDKFRHIFHGRADIGGRYSALSDFGLVPAAAMGVNVKKFLNCTEEMVQACAATVPVADNPGAVLGIIMGVHCNASKDKVTLITSSGISDLGAWLEQLLAESTGKDGKGIIPVDREEVGAPEVYGKDRLFVYIRLEGAADSAQDAKVDALEKAGLSVVRIKVLDKYDIGQEFFRWEIATAAAGSVIGINCFNQPDVEASKIETRELTQQYEETGSLPPESPILEDQGIKLFADEKYAGKLTIAAGKEKTLAAYLRAHLNTIGAGDYAALLAYVQMNEANQKALQGTRHAIRDRKKAATCLGFGPRFLHSTGQAYKGGPNTGVFLQITCDDAADLPVPGQKFTFGVVKAAQARGDFQVLSKRNRRALRVHLGKDVAAGLATLDRVVRQVI from the coding sequence ATGAACGCGATTCGAGCCACTGCTGTTGCATCCACAAATCCTTTGAAAGCGCTGGAGAGCTACGGGCAATCCGTATGGCTCGACTACATTCGTCGCAGTCTTATCACCAGCGGTGAGCTGCAGCGTCACATCGACGAAGATGGCCTTACGGGCGTTACTTCGAATCCTGCAATCTTCGAGAAGGCCATTGCCGGCAGCAACGATTACGCGGACAAGCTCTCGCGCCTGAACTCCTCGAACCTCGATGCCAAGGGAGTCTACGAAGAGGTCGCTATCGGCGACATCCAGGATGCAGCCGACATCATGAGACAGGTGTACACCGCCACCAAGAAGCGTGACGGCTACGTGAGCCTCGAAGTTTCGCCAACTCTAGCGAACGATACGGCCGGAACTCTGGAAGAGGCCCGCCGTTTGTGGAAGCGTGTGGCACGCGAGAACGTGATGATCAAGGTGCCGGCAACTCCGGCTGGTGTTCCGGCGATTCAGCAGCTGATCAGTGAAGGTATCAACGTAAACGTCACGCTGTTGTTCGCGCAGCAGGCGTATGAAAACGTGGCCGAGGCGTACATCTCTGGACTGGAGAAGCTCGCAGCTTCCGGTGGCGATGTATCGCGCGTGGCCAGCGTGGCCAGCTTCTTCATCAGCCGCATCGATACGCTCATCGACAGCCTTCTCACAGAGAAACTGAAACAAGCGAGCTCCGACCAGGAGCATCAGTTCCTGGAATCGCTGCTCGGCAAAATCGCCATCGCAAATGCAAAGCTTACGTATGAAAAGTACAAGCAGATCTACAGCGGCCCAAGATGGAACGCGCTCAAGGCAAAGAACGCGCAGACGCAGCGCCTGCTCTGGGCGTCGACCAGCACCAAGAATCCGAGCTATCGCGACGTGATCTACGTCGAGGAGCTGATCGGACCAGACACCGTCGATACCATTCCTCCAGCGACGTTCGACGGATTCCGCGATCACGGCGTTCCGAAAGAGAGCCTGGAAGCAAATGTCGATGTGGCGCGGCAGAAGATGCAGAATCTTGCGCGAGCTGGTGTCTCCATGAAGGATGCCACCGACAAGCTGCTCGCCGATGGCGTAAAGATCTTCGAGGAAGCCTTCGCCAAACTACTCGAGGCCATCGAGAAGAACCGGAAGAAGAACCTGGCGCCCAAAATCGCTCAGATGACGTGGAAGCTGCCTGCCGATCTCGAAACCAAAGTGAAATCGACGATTCAGGATTGGGAGCAGGGAAAGAAGATGCGTCGCCTCTGGGGCCGCGACTCCTCGCTGTGGACCAACTCCGACGAATCGAATTGGCTCGGTTGGCTGGCCATGACCGAAGATCAGCTTGCGCACATCGCTCATCTCACAGCAGTCGCCGAAGAAGTGCAGAACTCCGGCTTCAGCCACGTGGCGTTGCTCGGCATGGGCGGCTCGAGCCTGGCTCCCGAAGTGATAAGCATGACCTTCGGACGCTCCAAGGGCTTCCCTGAATTCCACATGCTCGATTCCACCGATCCTGCTCAGATCAAGGCGTTTGAGGGCAAGCTCAACCTGAAGAACACGCTGTTCATCGTTTCCAGCAAGTCGGGAAGCACGCTCGAACCCAACATCTTCAAGCAGTATTTCTTCGAGCGCATGAAGCAGGCGGTTGGCGAAGCAAAGGTGGGCGAGCACTTCATCGCTATCACCGATCCCGGATCGGCGTTCGAGAAGGTCGCTACCCGCGATAAGTTCCGCCACATCTTCCACGGCCGTGCCGATATCGGCGGGCGCTATTCCGCGCTCTCAGACTTCGGGCTTGTGCCGGCGGCAGCTATGGGCGTCAACGTCAAGAAGTTCCTGAACTGCACCGAGGAGATGGTGCAGGCCTGCGCGGCGACGGTTCCGGTAGCCGATAATCCAGGTGCCGTTCTGGGAATCATCATGGGCGTGCATTGCAACGCCAGCAAAGACAAAGTCACACTCATCACATCATCTGGGATTTCCGACTTGGGCGCGTGGCTCGAACAGTTGCTTGCAGAGTCGACCGGCAAGGACGGCAAGGGCATCATCCCCGTGGATCGCGAAGAGGTAGGCGCCCCCGAGGTCTATGGCAAAGACCGGCTCTTCGTTTACATCCGCCTGGAAGGCGCAGCCGATAGCGCGCAGGACGCGAAGGTGGACGCGCTCGAGAAGGCTGGACTTTCGGTTGTCCGGATCAAGGTCCTCGACAAGTACGACATCGGCCAGGAGTTCTTCCGCTGGGAGATCGCGACAGCCGCTGCCGGATCGGTAATCGGGATCAACTGCTTCAATCAGCCCGATGTTGAAGCCAGCAAGATCGAAACGCGCGAGCTGACGCAGCAGTACGAAGAGACAGGATCGCTTCCGCCCGAGTCTCCGATCCTCGAAGACCAGGGAATCAAGCTCTTTGCAGACGAAAAGTACGCAGGCAAGCTCACGATCGCTGCAGGCAAGGAGAAGACGCTCGCGGCATATCTGCGCGCCCATCTGAATACGATCGGAGCCGGAGATTACGCAGCGCTGCTCGCCTACGTCCAGATGAACGAAGCGAACCAGAAGGCCTTGCAAGGCACGCGCCACGCGATTCGCGATCGCAAGAAGGCGGCCACGTGCTTAGGCTTTGGTCCACGCTTCCTGCACTCAACCGGACAGGCATACAAAGGCGGCCCCAATACGGGAGTCTTCCTGCAGATCACCTGCGACGACGCAGCCGATCTGCCTGTGCCGGGACAGAAGTTCACGTTCGGCGTAGTGAAGGCCGCGCAAGCGCGGGGAGACTTCCAGGTGTTGAGTAAGCGGAATCGGCGGGCTTTGAGAGTTCATTTGGGGAAAGATGTGGCGGCGGGACTCGCAACGCTGGATCGAGTTGTTCGCCAAGTGATTTGA
- a CDS encoding glycosyltransferase: protein MLVLSILVLSIWLYLLFFHAQFWRVDRLHLPESATRDARRVAVVIPARDEADVIGRAVGSLLRQDFTGEIRLFVVDDNSSDGTANAARAAAGSLGLAEKLVVISGSALPAGWTGKVWAMQQGWQAARTFQPDFVLLTDADVEHGPDNLARLITQLELGSFDLASVMVRLRCHTVAEKFAIPAFVYFFFLLYPPGRVANPRSRAAGAAGGCVLICPETLEKAGGFESIRGEIIDDCSLAARVKKAGGRLWLGVSQNTRSIRGYTTLSSLRDMISRTAFNQLRHSWLLLIACVAGMLLTFVAPLAMVWAKNRTAGWIAATACLVMFASYVPVLRLYKVNPLSAVTLPFAAIFYMSATVHSAVNYWRGKGGGWKGRAQDLPSSS, encoded by the coding sequence TTGCTCGTTCTCTCCATCCTTGTCCTGTCCATATGGCTCTATCTGCTGTTTTTTCATGCCCAATTCTGGCGGGTCGACCGGCTCCACTTGCCGGAATCTGCAACTCGCGATGCGAGACGAGTCGCAGTTGTGATTCCCGCGCGAGATGAAGCCGATGTTATTGGCAGGGCTGTGGGTTCGCTATTGCGTCAGGACTTCACGGGAGAGATTCGGCTGTTCGTTGTGGACGATAACAGCTCCGACGGCACTGCCAATGCCGCGCGAGCTGCTGCTGGTTCGCTCGGGCTTGCTGAAAAGCTGGTGGTGATAAGCGGTTCAGCATTGCCCGCCGGCTGGACCGGCAAAGTCTGGGCAATGCAGCAGGGCTGGCAGGCTGCGAGAACTTTCCAGCCGGATTTCGTGCTGCTAACCGATGCCGATGTCGAGCATGGGCCCGACAATCTCGCGCGACTCATCACACAATTGGAGCTGGGGTCATTCGATCTTGCCTCGGTAATGGTGAGACTACGCTGTCATACGGTCGCAGAGAAGTTTGCAATTCCCGCCTTTGTGTACTTCTTCTTTCTTCTCTATCCTCCGGGGCGAGTTGCGAATCCGCGCAGCCGAGCAGCAGGTGCTGCGGGTGGATGTGTGCTGATTTGCCCGGAGACTTTGGAAAAAGCCGGAGGATTCGAATCCATTCGCGGCGAGATTATTGATGACTGCAGTCTGGCTGCGCGTGTGAAGAAGGCTGGAGGGAGACTATGGTTGGGTGTGAGTCAAAACACGCGCAGCATTCGCGGCTACACAACTCTCTCAAGCCTTCGCGACATGATCTCGCGCACTGCGTTCAACCAGCTTCGGCATTCATGGCTGTTGCTGATTGCGTGCGTCGCCGGGATGTTGCTTACTTTCGTCGCTCCGCTCGCGATGGTGTGGGCAAAAAACAGGACGGCGGGTTGGATTGCTGCCACTGCATGCCTCGTGATGTTTGCGAGCTACGTGCCCGTGCTCAGGTTGTACAAAGTAAATCCTCTTTCGGCAGTCACGCTGCCGTTTGCCGCAATCTTTTACATGTCCGCAACCGTTCACTCAGCGGTGAACTATTGGCGAGGAAAAGGTGGTGGGTGGAAAGGAAGAGCGCAGGATCTGCCATCGTCTTCGTAG